One genomic region from Candidatus Endomicrobiellum trichonymphae encodes:
- a CDS encoding phosphoribosylformylglycinamidine synthase subunit PurS encodes MFEIEIRTKKGFKNSHGEHVLSDISGIGIEGITEVEYSSLYVIDGGITSIEAGTIALELLSDKITETYICRYEERSVGESLKTESYADIDGSKTATCADSAICPHSAFFVIEVWYKKGVTDTVSESVIKAVKDLGIEKEIKVKTGHKYYLYGKVSQTVLNYIATKLLANTLVQEYVAQ; translated from the coding sequence ATGTTTGAGATAGAGATTCGTACGAAAAAGGGTTTTAAAAATTCACACGGAGAACATGTCTTATCCGACATTTCTGGTATCGGCATTGAAGGTATAACAGAAGTTGAATATTCTTCGCTGTATGTCATCGATGGCGGGATAACGTCTATAGAAGCCGGAACAATAGCTTTGGAGTTATTGAGTGATAAAATAACCGAGACTTATATCTGCCGTTATGAAGAGCGGAGCGTTGGGGAGTCCCTAAAGACTGAATCCTACGCTGACATAGATGGCTCAAAAACGGCGACTTGCGCCGATTCCGCGATCTGTCCGCACTCCGCTTTTTTTGTCATAGAGGTTTGGTACAAAAAAGGCGTTACTGATACGGTTTCCGAAAGCGTAATAAAAGCTGTAAAAGATTTGGGAATTGAAAAGGAAATTAAAGTTAAAACGGGACATAAATATTATCTTTACGGTAAAGTTTCACAGACAGTTTTAAATTATATAGCAACGAAATTGTTGGCAAATACATTGGTACAGGAGTATGTTGCGCAATAA
- a CDS encoding phosphoribosylaminoimidazolesuccinocarboxamide synthase: MSNKEDSISLPLVHKGKVRDVYNLGKSYLIVASDRISAFDYVIPTIIPDKGRVLHKLSMFWFDFIQGIVPNHIITGNFESFPLSLKQYEYLRDRSMIVKKAKRVDIECIVRGYLAGSGWKEYQKSQTVCGIKLPVGLKESSKLPESVFTPSSKEEGGKHDENISFEEMVERVGKDTAESLRRISLELYKKVSDYSFLNGIILADTKLEFGFYDNQLILIDEIFTPDSSRFWETGKYEEGKSQDSLDKQYVRDYLERIKWDKSSPAPELPKDVVEKTMEKYISVYEKLTGVNF, encoded by the coding sequence ATGAGCAATAAAGAAGATAGCATAAGTCTTCCCTTAGTACATAAAGGCAAGGTTAGAGATGTTTATAATTTGGGGAAGAGCTATTTAATTGTTGCTTCCGATAGAATTTCGGCTTTTGATTATGTTATTCCAACAATAATTCCGGATAAAGGCAGAGTCCTTCACAAACTTTCAATGTTTTGGTTTGATTTTATTCAAGGGATAGTTCCAAATCACATCATTACCGGAAATTTTGAAAGTTTTCCACTGTCGCTTAAACAGTACGAGTATTTGCGCGACAGGTCAATGATAGTGAAAAAAGCAAAGAGAGTTGATATAGAATGCATTGTCAGGGGGTACCTTGCGGGGTCGGGCTGGAAAGAATATCAGAAGTCTCAAACCGTATGTGGCATAAAGCTTCCTGTCGGGCTTAAAGAATCTTCAAAACTGCCGGAGTCTGTTTTTACTCCGTCAAGCAAAGAGGAGGGCGGGAAGCATGACGAAAACATTTCTTTTGAAGAGATGGTAGAAAGAGTGGGAAAAGATACTGCTGAAAGTTTGCGAAGAATTTCGCTTGAATTATATAAAAAGGTAAGCGACTATTCTTTTTTGAACGGCATAATACTTGCGGATACAAAACTGGAATTCGGTTTTTACGACAATCAGCTTATACTTATAGATGAAATTTTTACTCCCGATTCGTCGAGGTTTTGGGAGACTGGCAAATATGAAGAAGGAAAATCGCAGGACAGTTTAGATAAGCAGTATGTAAGAGATTATCTTGAACGCATAAAATGGGATAAATCGTCACCGGCTCCTGAACTTCCTAAAGACGTTGTTGAAAAAACTATGGAGAAATATATCAGCGTATATGAGAAGCTGACAGGGGTGAATTTCTGA